A stretch of Christensenellaceae bacterium DNA encodes these proteins:
- the oadB gene encoding glutaconyl-CoA decarboxylase subunit beta yields MEFLVNGIMALTWQQVVMFIVGGVLIFLAISKKLEPALLLPIGFGAILVNIPLSGAIDQVMSGIGNVNGIVDWLFSVGIEASEAMPLLLFIGIGAMIDFGPLLKNPKLLFFGAAAQFGIFATITAAAALGFSLPDAASIGIIGAADGPTSILVSQVLDSGFVGPIAVAAYSYMALVPIIQPMAIKLVTTKKERAIKMEYHGEDIPRIAKILFPIVVTMVAGLVAPASIALVGFLMFGNLLRECGVLDSLSDTASKVLVNLITLLLGITIASTMKAENFVNVQTLMIMGLGLVAFFFDTIAGVMFAKLINVFSRNKLNPMIGAAGISAFPMSARVVQKMGLEANNQNHLLMFAVGANVSGQIASVVAGGVILGLVPMML; encoded by the coding sequence ATGGAATTTCTTGTAAACGGTATTATGGCGCTTACATGGCAGCAGGTGGTGATGTTCATTGTAGGCGGCGTGTTGATTTTTTTGGCGATTTCCAAAAAGCTGGAACCGGCGCTCCTGTTGCCGATCGGTTTCGGTGCGATCCTTGTCAACATTCCGCTTTCCGGCGCGATCGACCAGGTGATGTCCGGCATTGGCAATGTGAACGGGATCGTCGATTGGTTGTTCAGCGTGGGAATCGAGGCGTCGGAGGCGATGCCGCTGTTGCTCTTTATCGGAATCGGGGCAATGATCGACTTCGGCCCCCTGCTCAAAAATCCAAAGCTGTTATTTTTCGGCGCGGCTGCGCAGTTTGGTATTTTTGCGACCATCACTGCGGCGGCTGCGCTTGGTTTTTCTTTGCCGGACGCGGCCTCGATCGGCATTATCGGCGCGGCGGACGGCCCAACCTCTATTTTGGTGTCGCAGGTACTGGACAGCGGGTTTGTAGGACCGATCGCGGTGGCGGCTTATTCCTATATGGCGTTGGTACCGATCATACAACCGATGGCTATCAAGCTGGTGACGACAAAAAAGGAGCGCGCGATCAAGATGGAATACCACGGCGAGGATATTCCAAGGATTGCGAAGATCCTTTTCCCCATCGTGGTTACAATGGTCGCTGGGCTGGTAGCGCCTGCTTCGATCGCGCTGGTCGGATTCCTGATGTTCGGCAATCTCCTGCGGGAATGCGGCGTGCTCGACTCGCTTTCGGATACGGCGTCCAAGGTGCTGGTTAATTTAATTACATTATTATTGGGAATTACCATCGCGTCTACCATGAAAGCAGAAAATTTTGTGAACGTACAGACGCTGATGATCATGGGACTTGGACTGGTGGCGTTCTTCTTCGATACCATTGCCGGCGTCATGTTTGCGAAGCTGATCAATGTCTTCAGTAGAAATAAGCTGAACCCGATGATCGGCGCCGCCGGAATTTCGGCGTTTCCGATGTCCGCGCGCGTCGTGCAGAAGATGGGGCTTGAGGCAAACAATCAAAATCATTTGCTGATGTTTGCCGTTGGCGCAAACGTTTCGGGACAGATCGCCTCTGTTGTGGCAGGCG